The following are encoded in a window of Maridesulfovibrio ferrireducens genomic DNA:
- a CDS encoding D-cysteine desulfhydrase, which translates to MNLAKFPRRGYVTDATPIEAVPAFSKALGGKVNIFIKRDDLLPGCAGGNKTRKLDFCIADALEKDSDTIITCGAVQSNHCRLTLSWAVKEGMDCHLILEERVKGTYSPQASGNNFLFQLMGVKSVTVVPGGSDMMGEMKKLEAKLSGEGKKPYIIPGGASNTIGATGYVSCAEETLQQLFEMGLNIDHMIVPSGSAGTHAGVVVGMVGCNAGIPVSGINVSRPKDVQEGIVHKLAQETAERVGVKGSIAAEEITCFDSYVGPGYSLPTDSMVEAVKLLASTEGILLDPVYSGKAMAGLIDLVRKGHFPEGANVLFLHTGGSPALYAYLDTFMD; encoded by the coding sequence ATGAATCTCGCTAAATTTCCCAGACGTGGATATGTAACAGATGCAACACCTATCGAAGCAGTTCCTGCTTTCTCTAAAGCACTCGGTGGCAAAGTAAACATCTTTATCAAACGTGATGACCTGCTTCCCGGTTGCGCCGGCGGTAACAAAACTCGCAAGCTCGATTTCTGTATAGCTGATGCTCTCGAAAAGGATTCAGATACCATCATTACCTGCGGAGCTGTTCAGTCCAACCATTGCCGCCTGACTCTTTCATGGGCTGTAAAAGAAGGTATGGATTGTCACCTTATTCTGGAAGAACGCGTAAAGGGAACTTATTCTCCTCAGGCTTCCGGTAATAATTTTCTTTTTCAGCTCATGGGTGTGAAAAGTGTAACAGTTGTTCCCGGCGGCTCCGACATGATGGGTGAAATGAAAAAACTGGAAGCAAAACTTTCCGGTGAAGGTAAAAAGCCTTACATCATTCCAGGTGGAGCCTCCAACACAATCGGTGCAACGGGTTATGTTTCCTGCGCAGAAGAAACTCTACAGCAGCTTTTTGAAATGGGTCTTAACATTGACCACATGATTGTTCCCAGCGGCAGTGCCGGAACCCACGCCGGCGTAGTTGTCGGTATGGTCGGTTGTAACGCAGGTATCCCCGTATCCGGTATCAACGTTAGCCGTCCTAAAGATGTTCAGGAAGGAATTGTGCACAAACTGGCTCAGGAAACCGCAGAACGCGTTGGCGTTAAGGGTTCCATTGCCGCTGAGGAAATAACCTGTTTCGACAGCTATGTCGGCCCCGGTTATTCCCTGCCTACCGACAGCATGGTTGAAGCTGTCAAACTACTTGCTTCCACCGAAGGGATTCTACTTGATCCCGTTTATTCCGGCAAAGCAATGGCCGGCCTTATCGACCTCGTCCGCAAAGGACATTTTCCCGAAGGAGCCAATGTGCTGTTCCTGCATACTGGCGGCTCTCCCGCGCTTTACGCGTACCTTGATACTTTTATGGATTAG
- a CDS encoding RidA family protein, with protein sequence MSNNKTIETTKVPAAKNSYLQKISISDFQAVNTAYSSFQIAAFPLNANIEMEAIINLK encoded by the coding sequence ATGAGTAACAATAAGACTATCGAAACAACGAAAGTTCCTGCTGCAAAAAACTCTTACTTACAAAAAATTTCTATCAGTGATTTTCAGGCTGTAAATACTGCCTACAGTTCCTTTCAAATTGCAGCCTTTCCGCTGAACGCAAACATCGAAATGGAAGCTATTATTAATCTCAAATAA
- a CDS encoding cation diffusion facilitator family transporter — MSFRDCALTPDQMEKEKAVFWAIVLDTIILAFFTITGLLSGSMTALSEIIRFMLLLTIEYVSYAVLKRAHRGRFNEFEYGTGKIERITNLMVAFGLLLSSLYILSKIFSSNDGAPISMNCLILTILSATINLMANYYFSISFIRSNRTEASMIISSQIAARIAKTVSSAVVLCVLMLTLWLPDPRSARIVDLIGSIFLVTYMIYIAYELIRESLPEILDRTIPEPEHYQLLKILAKNFDQYDGFNGYKARRSGKDLFILLSLNFLPNRTIEQIEKRLLPIRQAIDSEIPGSTVTIESKIMS; from the coding sequence ATGAGTTTTCGGGATTGTGCGCTAACCCCCGACCAGATGGAAAAAGAAAAAGCTGTATTCTGGGCCATAGTTCTCGATACAATAATTCTGGCTTTTTTCACCATAACAGGGCTTCTTTCCGGCTCAATGACAGCGCTCTCCGAAATCATCAGATTCATGCTTCTATTAACCATTGAATATGTTTCCTACGCTGTGTTGAAACGGGCACACAGGGGCAGATTCAATGAATTCGAATACGGAACCGGTAAAATAGAACGCATAACAAACCTAATGGTTGCATTCGGCCTGCTTTTAAGCAGCCTGTACATCCTTTCAAAAATATTTTCTTCAAATGACGGCGCGCCGATATCAATGAACTGCCTGATCTTAACAATACTAAGCGCCACCATAAATCTCATGGCCAATTACTACTTTTCCATATCATTCATCAGGTCTAACAGAACAGAAGCCTCAATGATCATTTCCTCCCAGATTGCAGCCAGAATAGCCAAAACAGTATCCTCAGCCGTTGTTCTGTGTGTTCTAATGCTTACACTATGGCTGCCGGACCCAAGATCAGCTAGAATTGTTGATTTAATCGGTTCAATTTTTCTTGTAACTTATATGATTTACATTGCTTACGAATTGATCAGGGAAAGTTTGCCGGAAATTCTTGACCGAACAATTCCCGAACCAGAACACTATCAATTGCTGAAAATCCTAGCTAAAAACTTTGATCAGTATGACGGCTTTAACGGCTACAAAGCCCGCAGATCCGGTAAAGACTTATTTATTCTACTGAGCCTGAATTTTTTACCTAACCGCACAATAGAACAAATCGAAAAACGCCTGCTACCAATCCGGCAAGCCATTGATTCCGAGATTCCAGGTTCAACCGTTACCATTGAATCTAAAATTATGAGCTAA
- a CDS encoding HlyD family secretion protein, which translates to MKVFFSKKTTTWIVLLVIALLPLPSIANYMQRFVVRNGVVTAYRYEVRAPIDGVVNNITVTPGMSSAGKTILTLGNRRATGQYETLEKELLSLGKQLEDNKNKLSKYINRLERDINQSLAILKARLTGEEASKVESIHRRNRINKLVVASVATQEDADQVESKFQKADSQVRTTLLEIEQLKHRRNMVNQGMLPNDLSDGALQVQRRINELHQNILACKRRMSESETDFTTGTTYQQKPETDRNNRFARASVKLPDTAVVWEVDVQNGMEVAKGDRLLSYIDRSRLMVEVAIDDATLELIEPGQAVKVRLFGRSDFIEGKVIRVMGSAGLWHTSLFAADIKSRSSRDGRVLVLIKDENLYNHVGKFCGVGRTAYAEFEGIGLMEQYFGVFLR; encoded by the coding sequence ATGAAGGTCTTTTTCAGTAAAAAAACAACTACATGGATAGTACTGCTAGTCATTGCATTACTCCCGCTCCCCTCCATCGCCAATTATATGCAGCGGTTTGTTGTCCGCAACGGAGTTGTCACAGCTTATCGCTATGAAGTACGGGCCCCTATAGATGGAGTAGTTAATAATATTACTGTTACCCCGGGAATGTCTTCTGCCGGCAAAACGATTTTAACACTGGGAAACAGACGGGCAACAGGACAATACGAAACACTGGAAAAAGAATTGCTGTCACTGGGCAAACAACTTGAAGATAATAAAAACAAGCTTTCAAAATATATAAACAGGCTCGAGAGAGACATAAACCAAAGCCTTGCAATCCTGAAAGCCCGCCTGACCGGAGAAGAAGCTTCTAAAGTGGAATCAATACACCGTCGGAACCGAATCAACAAACTTGTTGTTGCCTCTGTAGCAACACAGGAAGATGCCGACCAAGTCGAATCTAAATTTCAAAAAGCTGATTCTCAAGTCAGAACAACCCTTTTAGAAATTGAACAACTAAAACATCGGCGTAATATGGTGAATCAGGGAATGCTGCCCAACGACCTGTCTGACGGAGCACTTCAGGTCCAAAGGAGAATTAATGAACTGCACCAAAATATTCTCGCCTGCAAAAGAAGAATGAGTGAATCTGAAACTGATTTCACGACAGGCACAACTTATCAGCAAAAACCTGAAACTGACCGAAATAATAGATTTGCAAGAGCTTCCGTCAAACTGCCTGATACCGCTGTAGTATGGGAGGTTGATGTACAAAACGGCATGGAAGTAGCCAAAGGAGACCGCCTCCTTTCGTACATTGACAGAAGCCGCCTTATGGTTGAAGTCGCCATTGACGACGCAACACTTGAGCTGATTGAACCCGGCCAAGCTGTTAAAGTCCGTCTGTTCGGCCGGAGCGATTTTATCGAAGGAAAGGTCATCCGGGTCATGGGATCAGCAGGTCTCTGGCACACCAGTCTTTTTGCCGCCGACATCAAATCCCGCTCTTCCCGTGATGGCCGGGTACTGGTTCTGATCAAGGATGAAAATCTTTACAATCACGTTGGTAAATTTTGTGGAGTAGGCCGGACAGCGTATGCTGAATTTGAAGGGATAGGACTCATGGAACAATATTTCGGAGTATTTCTAAGATGA
- a CDS encoding thioredoxin family protein, whose amino-acid sequence MKIQVMGPGCPKCVKAEKIVKEAVLEAGLEIEVVKISDFQEIASFGVFSTPAVAIDGEVKIVGRVPSKNDVLSWITG is encoded by the coding sequence ATGAAAATTCAAGTTATGGGACCGGGGTGTCCCAAATGTGTGAAGGCTGAAAAAATAGTTAAGGAAGCTGTGCTTGAAGCAGGGCTTGAAATTGAAGTGGTAAAGATTTCAGATTTTCAAGAAATTGCTTCTTTCGGTGTTTTTTCCACTCCTGCTGTTGCGATTGATGGAGAAGTGAAGATTGTCGGAAGAGTTCCGAGCAAGAATGACGTTCTTAGCTGGATAACTGGTTAA
- a CDS encoding thioredoxin family protein, translating to MKVIQIIKHFFSVLMLLSIVVPASALANPTAEELISGAPQAVPVKGIVTMVDIGAKACVPCKMMIPVIESLSKEYEGKAAIVFIDVWKNPGEASQFGISTIPTQIFYDKDGKEKMRHTGYFSKEEIVKVLKGLGVE from the coding sequence ATGAAAGTGATTCAGATCATAAAACATTTTTTTTCAGTTTTAATGCTCCTCAGTATAGTTGTCCCTGCGAGTGCTTTGGCAAATCCCACAGCCGAAGAGCTTATATCCGGAGCTCCTCAGGCGGTTCCCGTTAAAGGCATTGTTACAATGGTTGATATCGGGGCTAAAGCGTGTGTTCCCTGTAAAATGATGATTCCGGTTATCGAGTCTCTGTCGAAGGAATATGAGGGTAAAGCGGCTATTGTCTTTATTGATGTCTGGAAGAATCCCGGCGAAGCTTCCCAATTTGGTATAAGTACCATACCTACTCAGATCTTTTATGATAAAGACGGCAAAGAGAAAATGCGCCACACGGGCTACTTCAGTAAGGAAGAAATTGTAAAAGTGCTTAAAGGGCTGGGCGTAGAGTAA
- a CDS encoding cytochrome c biogenesis CcdA family protein has protein sequence MDQFFILINEWMTGGLVLGAAGCFLWGMVSVLFSPCHLASIPLIVGYVAGQNKLVEGRLATLYAVVFTVGLFITIAVIGVICAFLGRMLGDVGPYWTVIVGFVLIWVALDMLGFSGCSISGGLMSKLKVKGMSGAFILGLAYGVLSGSCTFGFIAPILAVITVQEKIFTGIVFIVLFGIGHCIPIAVAGGSAALVQKMLSSSTWQRGGTLFRRFAGVLIAGMGIYFIVQPFVNINFMD, from the coding sequence ATGGATCAGTTCTTTATCCTTATTAATGAATGGATGACTGGCGGCCTGGTTCTCGGGGCGGCGGGATGTTTTTTGTGGGGAATGGTGAGCGTGCTTTTCAGCCCCTGTCATCTTGCATCTATTCCGCTCATTGTCGGCTATGTCGCCGGTCAGAATAAATTAGTTGAGGGTAGGCTGGCCACTCTTTATGCAGTGGTTTTCACTGTGGGGTTGTTTATTACAATTGCAGTCATTGGCGTGATATGCGCTTTCCTCGGGCGTATGCTGGGTGATGTCGGCCCATATTGGACGGTTATAGTCGGATTTGTTCTTATCTGGGTTGCCTTGGACATGCTGGGTTTTTCGGGATGTTCTATCTCCGGGGGGCTCATGTCCAAATTAAAGGTTAAAGGAATGTCCGGAGCCTTTATTTTGGGACTTGCCTACGGCGTGCTGTCCGGTTCATGCACTTTTGGTTTTATTGCTCCTATTTTGGCTGTTATTACAGTGCAGGAGAAGATTTTTACCGGTATTGTTTTTATTGTTCTTTTTGGCATCGGGCACTGTATACCTATTGCTGTTGCCGGTGGATCTGCGGCTCTGGTTCAAAAAATGTTGTCCAGTAGTACATGGCAACGTGGCGGAACTTTATTTCGCCGTTTTGCGGGTGTTCTTATCGCAGGTATGGGTATCTATTTTATTGTTCAACCTTTTGTTAATATAAATTTTATGGACTGA
- a CDS encoding sulfite exporter TauE/SafE family protein, translated as MEFETIFLVALQSSLFLGLIHGINPCGHSWLILAPFIYGEKKGGRVFSLTSAFIMGTTLACLVIGFTLGSISLTIPASLTYVVDVITVCVLVALGAVLIIKPELLHSHDHDHEHSHNHDHSHGHAHGCQCGDHHSESTSAIRSVTFWGLFSVGFFNMVVPCPTVAIMYSYALDSGSVLKGTAVFASYALGTAIALSVVIYAIYKAAGFVRTLEQGWVEPLVMRTAGVMTIAFGIYSYTTM; from the coding sequence ATGGAATTTGAAACAATATTTCTCGTCGCATTGCAAAGCAGTCTTTTTCTGGGACTCATTCATGGGATTAATCCGTGCGGTCATTCCTGGCTTATTCTTGCACCTTTTATTTATGGGGAAAAGAAGGGCGGGCGCGTTTTTTCTCTGACCTCTGCTTTTATTATGGGTACAACTCTTGCCTGTCTTGTTATCGGCTTTACTTTGGGGTCGATATCCTTGACGATCCCTGCTTCGCTAACTTACGTCGTAGATGTTATCACCGTTTGTGTTTTGGTCGCTCTGGGGGCTGTTTTGATTATTAAGCCGGAGTTGCTTCACAGCCATGACCATGATCATGAGCACAGTCATAATCACGATCATTCTCACGGGCACGCGCATGGTTGTCAGTGCGGAGATCATCACTCTGAATCAACGTCTGCAATCCGCAGTGTGACTTTCTGGGGACTGTTTTCTGTCGGCTTTTTTAATATGGTCGTGCCGTGTCCGACTGTTGCAATTATGTATTCGTATGCTCTTGATTCCGGCAGTGTTTTGAAGGGGACAGCAGTCTTTGCAAGCTATGCACTTGGAACCGCTATTGCGCTTTCCGTTGTGATTTATGCTATTTATAAAGCAGCCGGATTTGTCCGTACGTTGGAGCAGGGCTGGGTGGAACCTCTTGTTATGAGAACTGCGGGTGTAATGACAATAGCTTTTGGAATATACAGCTATACAACGATGTAA
- a CDS encoding MarR family winged helix-turn-helix transcriptional regulator, with the protein MALLSKLNHSVIEFYEKLSSWEHDIVRGKGVTLPQMHILEVLGIHKPKRMKELAQLMGITTGTLTVLVDRLETKGFVCRKPHDSDRRSIVVELTESGEAMFAEHDRLHLRLIDELTSEMSDSEREVLLSCLEKMNKSF; encoded by the coding sequence GTGGCCCTTTTAAGCAAGCTTAATCACTCGGTTATAGAATTTTACGAAAAGTTGTCATCATGGGAGCATGATATCGTGCGCGGGAAGGGGGTAACCCTGCCTCAGATGCATATTCTTGAGGTGCTCGGCATTCATAAACCCAAACGGATGAAAGAGCTTGCGCAACTTATGGGCATAACCACTGGAACTCTGACTGTTCTCGTTGACAGGCTTGAAACTAAGGGATTTGTCTGTCGTAAACCTCATGACTCGGATCGCCGGTCAATTGTTGTTGAATTGACTGAATCTGGCGAAGCGATGTTTGCAGAACATGATCGGTTGCATTTACGTCTGATTGATGAGCTTACTTCTGAAATGTCAGATTCAGAGCGTGAAGTTTTGTTGAGCTGTCTGGAGAAAATGAATAAGTCTTTTTGA
- a CDS encoding ribonucleoside triphosphate reductase, with translation MPKQILKRDGRLESWSTSRISEAIFKALKASGIKDPLLSKRLGKKVELKLAEMDVPEQETVQDMVQLVLMESRLYSVAERYIIYREKRRELRKQDEAYLDITGTIESYLDRSDWRVNENSNMGHSFQGLMLHMSGAVQARYCLEKYPEEIRLAHEHGYFHIHDLSFGLAGYCAGWSLRDLLIEGFGLHGRCSSSPAKHFDSVTGQMVNFLGTLQNEWAGAQAFNNVDTYLAPFIRYDGIDYARVKQIIQKLIFNLNTTSRWGGQSPFTNFTFDMVPPKHIASEPVIIGGEFQDTTYGEYAVEMEMINKAFVEVMLEGDADGRIFSFPIPTYNVTPDFPWETEVGELLLEMTAKYGAPYFQNFINSDLNPEDVRSMCCRLQMDVREIRKKTGGLFGAGDLTGSIGVVTLNLPKLAYLAQGEEDFLDLVAEYATLAKDSLEFKRKLVSANFESGMFPFSQHYLKNGFKGHFSTIGLIGGAEACQNLLGKGIETDAGVRLMQRVLHHLRDLVVKFQEETDNLFNLEATPGEGTCYRLAKIDKNLYSDIYTSGDDVPYYTNSTLLPVGATEDVVYALEHQNKLQTLYNGGTVFHTFLGEAVSDTKALRNFILKAMTNTKIPYISVTPTFSICEDHGYLYGEHFECPTCGKDAEVYTRIVGYYRPVSRWNKGKQQEYKERSEYGHSSCGCGVNGGVVVDKI, from the coding sequence ATGCCAAAACAAATTTTAAAACGTGACGGAAGACTTGAATCCTGGTCAACATCCAGAATTTCCGAGGCAATTTTCAAGGCGCTTAAAGCCAGCGGAATCAAAGATCCGCTGTTAAGTAAGCGTCTTGGTAAAAAAGTTGAGCTGAAGCTCGCTGAGATGGACGTTCCTGAGCAGGAAACAGTTCAGGATATGGTTCAGTTGGTGCTGATGGAGAGTCGTCTTTATTCCGTTGCTGAACGTTATATAATCTATCGTGAAAAAAGACGTGAACTGCGTAAGCAGGACGAAGCTTATCTGGATATCACCGGAACTATCGAAAGTTATCTGGACCGTTCAGACTGGCGGGTGAATGAAAACTCCAATATGGGGCATTCCTTTCAGGGATTAATGCTGCATATGTCCGGGGCTGTTCAGGCTCGTTATTGTCTTGAAAAATATCCTGAAGAAATCAGACTTGCTCACGAACATGGCTATTTTCATATCCATGATCTTTCTTTCGGGCTTGCCGGTTATTGCGCCGGTTGGTCTCTGCGTGATCTTCTTATCGAAGGTTTCGGTCTTCATGGACGTTGCTCGTCTTCTCCGGCTAAACATTTTGATTCTGTTACCGGACAGATGGTCAATTTCCTTGGAACATTACAGAATGAATGGGCTGGAGCGCAGGCTTTTAACAACGTAGATACATATCTTGCTCCTTTCATCAGATATGATGGGATCGATTATGCCCGTGTTAAGCAGATTATTCAGAAATTGATTTTTAATCTGAATACAACCTCTCGCTGGGGTGGACAGAGTCCTTTCACAAACTTCACTTTTGATATGGTTCCTCCGAAACATATTGCCAGCGAACCGGTTATCATCGGCGGAGAATTTCAGGATACGACATATGGTGAATATGCCGTTGAAATGGAAATGATCAATAAAGCGTTTGTTGAAGTAATGCTCGAGGGTGATGCTGACGGACGTATTTTCTCTTTCCCTATTCCTACTTATAACGTGACTCCTGATTTCCCTTGGGAAACAGAAGTTGGCGAGCTCCTTTTGGAAATGACAGCCAAATATGGTGCGCCTTACTTCCAGAACTTTATCAACTCCGACCTGAATCCCGAAGATGTGCGCTCCATGTGCTGTCGTCTACAGATGGATGTCCGCGAAATCCGTAAAAAGACCGGTGGTCTTTTCGGAGCAGGCGACCTGACCGGTTCTATCGGTGTTGTTACTTTGAATCTTCCTAAGCTTGCTTATCTTGCTCAGGGTGAAGAAGACTTCCTTGATCTGGTTGCTGAGTATGCGACTCTTGCCAAGGATTCTCTGGAGTTCAAACGTAAACTTGTTTCCGCCAATTTTGAAAGCGGTATGTTCCCGTTCTCCCAGCATTACCTGAAGAACGGATTCAAAGGGCATTTCAGCACAATCGGTCTGATCGGTGGAGCTGAGGCGTGTCAAAATCTGCTTGGCAAAGGGATTGAAACGGATGCCGGGGTCAGATTGATGCAGCGTGTTCTGCACCATCTTCGCGATCTCGTAGTTAAGTTTCAGGAAGAAACAGACAATCTGTTCAACCTTGAAGCAACTCCCGGTGAAGGCACTTGTTACCGCTTAGCCAAGATTGATAAGAATCTTTATTCGGATATTTATACTTCCGGAGATGATGTTCCTTATTATACAAACTCCACTTTGCTGCCCGTAGGCGCGACAGAGGATGTTGTTTATGCTCTTGAACATCAGAATAAATTGCAGACTCTTTATAATGGTGGAACAGTTTTTCATACTTTCCTTGGGGAAGCTGTTTCGGATACCAAGGCATTGCGTAATTTCATACTCAAAGCCATGACAAATACAAAGATCCCATATATCTCGGTAACTCCGACTTTCTCAATCTGCGAAGATCACGGTTATCTTTACGGGGAACACTTTGAGTGTCCTACTTGCGGCAAGGATGCGGAAGTATATACCCGTATTGTGGGTTATTATCGTCCTGTCAGCCGCTGGAATAAAGGTAAGCAGCAAGAGTACAAAGAAAGATCAGAATACGGTCATTCTTCTTGCGGATGCGGAGTGAATGGCGGAGTAGTGGTTGATAAAATCTGA
- a CDS encoding methyl-accepting chemotaxis protein — protein MKIKSINTKLSILITGIVALSIAALVVVVSSMTNSAIFDIQKQNMESVNRKLVQETNSIIDLSLLDLKGYAYDQAFHRAFVDTYTRSEVIDSVRLTLQSHGGMIAMAAFDKKGKVVFGLNHNGKDLTGQNVGNTEYIRKVLNGADSAISEVIKSKDENKHVVMLAIPMKDATGRLFGGLFVGLDWDKYAHDLIGNITIGESGYAFILDGQGRMLAHKTDQSIILKDMSSYDSVRRSLASESGFFSYDYEGKEKVQSFMVDPMTGWVVCMSAYVSDLTRAAIHQRNILIVMGTVMTILLVGVIIFYTRKQVITPMALIRDFTHEIGQGNFKAELEGVFTCELLDLANNVKHMVAELKNKLGFSEGVLKGMTIPCIVADPHEKALFLNQEFLDLAGQSGSPKDYLGKSVGEVLYRDPSRKTVAGKAIAENRSFFNVEADIKAADGTAHNIQVNTTPLFDLDGQLIGTFTMIVDMTNIKKQQRMIEEKNIVISEAAASATDISNQVASFSEALSAQIEQSSKGAEEQSFMASEAATAMDEMNSTVFEVAKNASTAADLADDSQKMALEGDGMVVKAVKTITEVRDLSEVLRKDMAELGTQAEGIGHIMGVITDIADQTNLLALNAAIEAARAGEAGRGFAVVADEVRKLAEKTMTATTEVGTYISQIQSSTRKNIVSAEKSTESILEVTDLVNQSGDILKEIVNSISETSDQVRGIATASEEQSAASEEISRSTSQINTIAGETSQAMTESAEAVSRMTVLAQELNTTIARMQD, from the coding sequence ATGAAAATAAAAAGTATCAACACAAAACTTTCGATTTTAATCACAGGAATTGTGGCATTGTCCATTGCTGCGCTTGTTGTAGTTGTAAGTTCCATGACCAACTCAGCCATTTTTGATATTCAAAAGCAGAATATGGAAAGTGTGAATCGAAAGCTAGTTCAGGAGACGAATAGTATTATTGATCTTTCGTTACTTGATCTCAAGGGATATGCCTATGACCAAGCGTTTCATCGCGCGTTTGTGGATACTTATACCCGAAGTGAAGTGATAGATTCTGTGCGGCTCACACTTCAGAGTCATGGTGGCATGATTGCCATGGCGGCATTTGATAAAAAAGGAAAAGTTGTTTTTGGTTTGAACCATAACGGCAAAGATCTCACAGGACAGAATGTGGGGAATACAGAATATATTAGAAAGGTTCTCAATGGCGCAGATTCAGCTATCTCGGAGGTTATTAAATCAAAAGATGAGAATAAACACGTAGTTATGCTGGCGATCCCGATGAAAGATGCGACTGGGCGCTTGTTCGGTGGGCTTTTTGTTGGGCTGGATTGGGATAAGTACGCTCATGATTTAATTGGAAATATTACGATCGGCGAGAGCGGGTATGCATTTATTTTAGATGGTCAGGGCCGCATGCTTGCTCATAAAACTGATCAGAGTATTATTTTAAAAGACATGTCCTCGTATGATTCTGTACGGCGAAGTCTTGCATCTGAAAGTGGTTTTTTTTCGTATGATTACGAAGGTAAAGAGAAAGTTCAATCTTTCATGGTTGATCCTATGACTGGATGGGTTGTTTGTATGTCTGCATATGTTTCAGACTTAACGCGGGCCGCAATTCATCAGAGAAATATTTTAATTGTCATGGGGACAGTCATGACAATACTTTTGGTGGGGGTAATTATTTTTTACACTCGTAAACAGGTAATTACTCCCATGGCCTTGATTCGGGACTTTACTCATGAGATAGGGCAAGGCAATTTCAAAGCTGAGCTTGAAGGCGTTTTTACCTGTGAGCTTCTTGACCTTGCCAATAATGTGAAGCACATGGTTGCCGAACTTAAAAACAAGCTTGGATTTTCTGAAGGTGTTCTTAAGGGAATGACTATCCCGTGCATTGTTGCTGATCCTCATGAAAAGGCTCTTTTTTTGAATCAGGAATTTCTTGATCTGGCAGGTCAATCTGGTTCTCCAAAAGATTATCTGGGTAAAAGCGTTGGTGAAGTTCTTTACCGTGACCCATCACGAAAGACTGTTGCAGGCAAGGCTATTGCTGAGAATAGGTCCTTCTTTAATGTAGAAGCAGATATCAAAGCTGCCGACGGGACTGCCCATAATATTCAGGTGAATACAACTCCTTTGTTTGATCTGGACGGGCAGTTGATTGGAACATTCACCATGATTGTTGATATGACCAATATCAAAAAACAGCAGCGCATGATTGAAGAAAAAAATATTGTGATTTCTGAAGCTGCGGCAAGTGCCACGGACATTTCAAATCAGGTTGCCAGTTTTTCGGAAGCCTTGTCTGCTCAGATAGAGCAGTCCAGTAAGGGGGCAGAAGAACAGAGCTTTATGGCCAGCGAAGCTGCAACCGCGATGGATGAAATGAACTCAACTGTTTTTGAAGTTGCCAAGAATGCATCTACCGCTGCGGATCTTGCTGATGATTCTCAGAAGATGGCGCTTGAGGGCGATGGCATGGTTGTTAAGGCTGTTAAAACGATTACTGAAGTGCGTGATCTCTCTGAAGTTTTGAGAAAGGATATGGCTGAACTCGGCACTCAGGCGGAAGGGATTGGACATATTATGGGTGTGATCACCGATATTGCCGACCAGACAAATCTCCTTGCTTTGAATGCTGCTATCGAAGCCGCAAGAGCCGGAGAAGCCGGGCGCGGGTTTGCAGTCGTTGCTGATGAAGTAAGGAAGCTGGCAGAAAAAACCATGACAGCCACAACCGAAGTCGGAACTTATATCTCTCAGATTCAGAGTAGCACGCGTAAAAATATAGTGAGTGCTGAAAAATCTACAGAATCTATTCTGGAAGTTACCGATCTGGTGAATCAGTCCGGTGATATTCTAAAAGAGATTGTGAATAGTATATCTGAAACAAGTGATCAGGTACGCGGTATTGCGACTGCTTCTGAAGAACAGTCGGCAGCAAGTGAAGAAATCAGCCGTTCAACCAGTCAGATTAATACTATTGCCGGAGAAACATCGCAGGCTATGACTGAATCTGCTGAAGCAGTAAGCCGGATGACAGTTCTTGCGCAGGAGTTGAACACGACTATTGCAAGAATGCAGGATTGA